TGATGATCGACGCGGTCGCCGATTTCCGCGAACTGACCGACATCAAGATCAAGGCAGGCACCAGCGGCCTGCTGATGATCGGCGGCGGCGTGCCGAAGAACTTCATCCAGGACACCGTCGTCTGCGCCGAGATCCTCGGCCATGAGGATGTCGAGGTGCACAAATATGCCGTACAGATCACCGTCGCCGACGTGCGCGACGGCGCCTGCTCCTCCTCGACCCTCCAGGAGGCGGCGAGCTGGGGCAAGGTCAACACCGGCATCGAGCAGATGGTGTTCGCGGAAGCAGGCTCGGTCCTGCCGCTGCTGGCGTCCGACGCCTATCATCGCGGCCATTGGAAGACCCGCGCCAAGCGCGCCTGGGGCAAGCTGTTCGCATAGGTTCTTGTCCGTCATCCTGACGAAAGTCAGGATCCATTGACGCAACGCCTGAATTCCATCTCCGGCGTCGCGGCAATGGATGCTGGATCAAGTCCAGCATGACGGGAAACGACTACCGCTTCGACGGCCGGCCGATCGGCCGATGCTCGCGATGGCTTTCGCGCGATAGCGTCTGGAGCAGGGTGAAGAGGTCGGCGGTCTGTTCCGACCGGGTCAGCGCATCGGCCTTGGCCAGCACCCGCGCGACCTGGTTGTCCATATAGCCGGCGTCCCCCCAATAGGCGAGGCTCCAGTCCTGGAAACGATAGCCGTCGATGGCGCGGCGATCGATCACCGTCACCTGTTCGTGGCGCGGATCATGGCCGATGCTTTCCATCAGTTCGTCGAGCGCGGCTCCGGGGCCTTCGAGTATCTGGGCGAAATGGCGTTCGGTGAAGATGAGCACCCCGCGGACCCGGAGTGCCGCGTTGCGCCCGGTGGATGCCGCGACGATGCGATCGACCTCGCCTGCCTGATCGGGCAGGATGAGCCGGCTGCGGCTGACATAGATAAGCGATTGGTACATGCTGCAACTATCGCATGATGCCGCCGGCTCCAGCAGCCAGCAAAGTTACGGGTTTCGCCCGGTAATTTCGTTAAAGTTACGACTTTCGGCGGAGGTTCGGGGCCTCCTCGCGCCGGCACGTCCCGGTTTGACAGAGCCGCCGCGACTCGCCAGCCTGCCCCCCGGAAACGGGAGGGATGCCATGCACACGCCGATACTGGGCGCGGTCGTCGCGCTGATACTCTGGACCTTCGCGATGTGGCTGTGGCTCTACGCCACCCGCCTGCCCGCGATCATCAAGGGCGGGATCGTCTATGATCCCAACCGCCCCGCGAGCGAGTTCATGGACCGGATTCCGCCACGGGTCCGCTGGAAGGCCGACAATTACAACCATCTCCACGAGCAGCCGACGATCTTCTACGCTCTCGCGATCACGCTGGCGCTGCTCGGCGCGGGCGGCGGGCTCAACGCGACGCTCGCCTGGGCCTATGTCGGCCTGCGGGTGGTCCACAGCCTGATCCAGGCGACGGTCAACAAGGTGGAGGCGCGATTCGCGGTCTTCGTGCTGGCATCGCTCGTGCTGTTCGCGCTGGCGGTCCGGGCGGCGCTCATCCTGTTCGGCGGACCCAGCGCCTGACCCGATATCGTCGCTCCGGCGAGCGATGGCTTGTGGTCAGAATCTGTATCCGGCCGAGACCTGCACCACCGGCCGATAGCCCTTCGCCTCGCCGCGCCCGCCGCTCATCAGGTCGAGCGGGGTGACGACCAAGCTGGCGCTCCGCCGTGTCATGCCGCGACCGACCACGCCGATATCGGCTCCGATCACCAGCCCCTCACCGACGGTGCCGGAAAGGCCCGCCGTCAGCATCGGCGCGTAGCGCGCTGTGCCGATGTCGGACCGGTCGTTGCTGCCGCGCAGCAGGCGGCGGTTGTCGTCCTCGCGCAGGCCCAGCGAGATGCGAAAGGCATCGCCGAACGGGTGGACGTCGCCGGTCAGCGCATAGGCGCGCGGGCGACGGCCGGAAAGCGGATCGGCCCGGACGATATCATCGACGGGTTCGGCCCGGAGCGGCGCGATGCTGCGCCGGATCGTCAGCCAGCGATAGGGATGGAAGACGACTTCGGAGCCACTCTCCAGCCCCCGCAGGTTGAGCGCAAGGCGCGGGGCCGCCTGCGCGGAGCCCGTCGCCAGCAGGCCGATGATCGCAAGGGAAACCCGTCCGAACGCCATATGCACCACCACGCTGAGGATGGGCGATCATAGGCGGCCAGCCGATAATTTATGGTTAAGCGATCGTTACGGGGGACGAGTTTACGCAAAGGTCCCGTGGCGACGCAGACGGATATTACCGCACGAAGCTGGCGACCAGTTCGACATGGGTCGACCAGCGGAACTGGCCGACCGGTGTGATCCGCTGCAGCGTCCAGCCCCCCTCGATCAGGGTCCGTGCGTCGCGCGCGAAGGTCGAGGGGTTGCACGAGACATAGGCGATGCGCCGCAGCTTCGTCGAAGCCGCCAGCGCCGCCATCTGTTCCTTGGCACCGGGGCGCGGCGGATCGAGCACCAGCGCGTCGAAGCGGTCGACCTCGGCGACGTCGAGCGGACGGCGGAACAGATCGCGATGCTCGACAGCGACGATGCGCTGCGCCCCGTCGGCGGCGGCCTTCAGCCCCAGCACCGCGTCGCGCGCGCCTTCCGCGGCATAGACGCGGCGATCTTTCGATAGCGGCAATGCGAAGGTGCCGAGCCCCGCGAACAGATCGGCGACCAGCGCGGCATCGCCGACGATCGCCTCGACCGCCGCGACCAGCGCCCCCTCCCCGTCCGCCGTCGCCTGCAGGAAGCCGCCCGCCGGAAAGGGCACCACCACCCCGCCGAGAGTGACCGTCGCCGGCTCGGGCTCCCAGCGCGGCTGCGCGCCGTAACCGTCGTCGATCGACAGCCGGGCGAGCTTGTGCCGCAGGGCGAAATCGTTGAGCGCCTCGACCGCCGCCAGCCCCTCGACCTCGACCTTCTCGATCAGCAGGTCGACGCCCTGATCGACCAGCGTCATCTGCACCCCCGCCGCGCGCCGGTCGCGCAGCATGGGGTGCAGCAATTTGCGTAGCGGATCGACCAGCGCGAACAGCGCCGGGTGCATGATCGCGCACATCTTCAGGTCGACGATATGGTGGCTCTGCTCCTCGTTGAAGCCGAGCAGCATCCGCTTGCCCTGCCGCTCGGCGCGCAGCGAGACGCGGCGGCGGGTCTGCGGCGCGGAGAGGATGGCGGGCGCCATATCCGGGGCCGTGATCTTCTGCTGCATCAGCGCGCCGGCGATCCGCTGGCCAAGGAAGTCGGCATAGCTGGCATCGTCGACATGTTGCAGCTGGCAGCCGCCGCATTTCGGGAAATGGCGACATGCCGGATCGACATGGTGCGGCCCGTGGGTCAGCGATCCGTCGACGTGGAGCAGGTCGCCCGGCGCCGACAATGGCGAATGGCGGCCATCCTCGGTAATGCCTTCGCCCCGCGCGGCGATGCGGATGATGGGAACGGCGTCGGTCATGCGCTGCGCCTTCCCCCGTCCGTCATCCCGGCGGAGGCCGGGATCGCAGGAGATGGCGAGACGAGGTTGCAGCAGGAGCCGATTGCGATCCCGGCCTCCGCCGGGATGACGATGTGGGTCAAGACCACGAGCATTCACTCAACGCTTTCGGAAGATGGGCAATAAGGTCGTCGGCAATGAGCCCCGGCCCTGCCAGCTCGGCCGCTCTGCGGTGCAGCCAGACGCCGGCACAGGCGGCCTCGAACGCCGCCAGCCCGCGAGCCCGGTTCGCGGCGATCAGGCCGGCCAGCACATCTCCGGTCCCCGCGCTCGCCAGCCAGCCCGGCGCGGGCCAGCCGATCGCGGCGCGGCCGTCCGGAGCGGCCACCACCGTATCCGGGCCCTTCAACACCACCACCGCCTGCGCCTGCGCCGCGGCGGCGCGGGCGCGCTCGATCCGGCTGCCTTCCAGCGTGCCGAACAACGTGGCGAATTCGCCCTCATGCG
The sequence above is drawn from the Rhizorhabdus dicambivorans genome and encodes:
- a CDS encoding BLUF domain-containing protein, with product MYQSLIYVSRSRLILPDQAGEVDRIVAASTGRNAALRVRGVLIFTERHFAQILEGPGAALDELMESIGHDPRHEQVTVIDRRAIDGYRFQDWSLAYWGDAGYMDNQVARVLAKADALTRSEQTADLFTLLQTLSRESHREHRPIGRPSKR
- a CDS encoding MAPEG family protein, with protein sequence MHTPILGAVVALILWTFAMWLWLYATRLPAIIKGGIVYDPNRPASEFMDRIPPRVRWKADNYNHLHEQPTIFYALAITLALLGAGGGLNATLAWAYVGLRVVHSLIQATVNKVEARFAVFVLASLVLFALAVRAALILFGGPSA
- a CDS encoding class I SAM-dependent RNA methyltransferase — protein: MTDAVPIIRIAARGEGITEDGRHSPLSAPGDLLHVDGSLTHGPHHVDPACRHFPKCGGCQLQHVDDASYADFLGQRIAGALMQQKITAPDMAPAILSAPQTRRRVSLRAERQGKRMLLGFNEEQSHHIVDLKMCAIMHPALFALVDPLRKLLHPMLRDRRAAGVQMTLVDQGVDLLIEKVEVEGLAAVEALNDFALRHKLARLSIDDGYGAQPRWEPEPATVTLGGVVVPFPAGGFLQATADGEGALVAAVEAIVGDAALVADLFAGLGTFALPLSKDRRVYAAEGARDAVLGLKAAADGAQRIVAVEHRDLFRRPLDVAEVDRFDALVLDPPRPGAKEQMAALAASTKLRRIAYVSCNPSTFARDARTLIEGGWTLQRITPVGQFRWSTHVELVASFVR